In Synechocystis sp. PCC 6714, the following are encoded in one genomic region:
- a CDS encoding cadmium resistance transporter: MIDWLLATIKVGIATGVATTFDDNIYLTGFFSEVNRNFRPKHVIFGEIIGFTALIVVSLVGFVVGLIIPSDWIGLLGILPILIGVNNLRLIIANKEDFSANTTEAKKRNLQYHGFDSRRLSLWDTLRDRQTYKVSAVTISNGGNNLGIYIPLFASSNFSSLLIIIPICYFIIGTWLFISYHLTRQPGIAVILSRYAGKLFPFVLMWLGLRIIIDNESYKLFSNIS, from the coding sequence ATGATAGATTGGTTATTAGCAACTATAAAAGTGGGAATAGCCACAGGGGTAGCAACTACCTTCGATGATAATATTTACTTAACAGGTTTTTTTAGCGAAGTTAATCGAAATTTTCGCCCTAAGCATGTTATTTTTGGTGAAATAATTGGTTTTACAGCTTTGATTGTAGTGAGCTTAGTTGGGTTTGTAGTTGGCTTAATTATCCCCTCTGATTGGATTGGACTACTGGGAATATTGCCAATATTAATTGGGGTAAATAATCTACGCTTAATTATAGCCAATAAAGAAGATTTCTCCGCCAACACAACGGAGGCAAAAAAAAGAAATTTACAATACCATGGCTTTGATTCCCGTCGCTTGTCTCTATGGGATACACTCCGCGATCGCCAAACCTACAAAGTTTCTGCTGTGACTATTTCCAACGGAGGCAATAATCTTGGTATCTACATCCCTCTTTTCGCTAGTAGCAATTTCAGTAGTCTCCTTATTATTATTCCAATTTGTTATTTTATTATTGGTACTTGGTTATTTATCTCCTATCATCTGACCCGCCAACCTGGTATTGCGGTGATTTTAAGTCGTTATGCTGGTAAGTTATTTCCTTTTGTCTTAATGTGGTTGGGGTTGAGAATAATTATAGATAATGAGTCATATAAACTATTTTCTAATATTTCATAA
- a CDS encoding aliphatic sulfonate ABC transporter substrate-binding protein yields the protein MPSNTTRRLVETILLFVGGIIFCIFLDRWFFQHFNGNEDSLLVREAKRLKRLNIGYPEGMTNFTVLREQKLLEKHLEPLGVTITWTSFLSASTLIEALSNGSIDFCGGGGTASVFSQAAEHVFMRVAKEKYTIPKGQAILVRNDSPIQKIEDLKGKKVALDQGSSAHYVLIRALKKAGLNYEDIDPVYLTQPEALPKFYRGEVDAWVVWVPYTPTAARSNYPGRVLADLEDVFGNQASLEVPTLYYAVPELVRDYPNILKVILEEVNEAGIWSKKRELEAAQRLVENHQLDPAILANLQQRSIERAIIPIDDLTLNTLQRQANIFSDLKLIPERINVKDGTYSLQTRQNWTY from the coding sequence TTGCCGTCCAATACAACCCGTCGTTTAGTTGAAACCATACTTTTATTTGTCGGAGGAATAATTTTTTGTATTTTTTTAGATCGATGGTTTTTTCAGCATTTTAATGGCAACGAAGATAGCCTATTAGTCCGGGAAGCCAAACGACTTAAAAGACTCAATATCGGCTACCCTGAGGGGATGACTAATTTTACTGTGCTAAGGGAACAAAAATTACTAGAAAAGCACCTAGAACCCTTGGGAGTAACTATTACTTGGACAAGCTTTTTATCAGCATCTACCTTGATTGAAGCCTTGAGCAATGGATCGATAGATTTTTGTGGTGGTGGAGGAACAGCTAGTGTTTTTTCCCAGGCCGCAGAACATGTTTTTATGAGAGTTGCCAAGGAAAAATATACAATCCCCAAAGGCCAGGCAATCCTCGTGCGGAATGATTCTCCAATCCAAAAGATAGAGGACTTAAAAGGGAAGAAAGTTGCTTTAGATCAAGGTTCCAGTGCCCACTATGTGTTGATCAGGGCTTTGAAAAAAGCAGGACTAAACTATGAAGATATTGACCCAGTCTACTTAACCCAACCGGAGGCCTTACCTAAATTTTACCGGGGCGAAGTGGACGCTTGGGTTGTTTGGGTTCCCTATACTCCCACCGCCGCTAGGAGTAATTACCCTGGCCGAGTTTTAGCCGATCTAGAAGATGTCTTTGGCAATCAGGCTTCCCTAGAAGTTCCAACTTTATATTATGCTGTGCCTGAGTTGGTACGAGATTATCCAAATATTTTAAAAGTTATCCTCGAAGAAGTAAATGAAGCAGGGATTTGGTCGAAGAAACGAGAGCTGGAGGCGGCCCAGCGTTTGGTAGAAAATCATCAATTAGATCCTGCAATTTTAGCTAATTTACAACAGCGTAGTATTGAAAGAGCAATTATTCCAATTGATGATTTAACCCTTAATACTTTGCAACGCCAAGCTAATATTTTTAGTGATTTGAAACTAATTCCAGAACGGATTAACGTTAAGGATGGAACTTATAGTTTACAAACCCGACAAAATTGGACCTATTAG
- a CDS encoding LysR substrate-binding domain-containing protein, with the protein MTLEQLRVFLAVAKHLHFTNAAEELYLTQPAVSAAIHILEADYGVKLFHRMGRRIEITSAGKMLQIEAQKILDQVTLTERALRELNNLQQGELNLGSSLTIGNYWLPEKISKFKQKYPGISVNCTLANANDICGGTVTGLYDLGIIAGEVKLNLKKNIVSEIVGRDRLQIVVGQSHPWFDQPEIMVDDLVNTSWVMREDGSGSQQAFERALQNWGINPQALDVALLFNSSEMVKAVVEQGVGATALPELMIRKELKLNTLRSIKVLDSSRAEEMAIIRPILKLKHLHRFQTRIVQAFEEILCQDFDHNF; encoded by the coding sequence ATGACTCTAGAACAATTGCGTGTATTTTTAGCTGTGGCTAAGCATCTTCATTTTACTAATGCCGCTGAGGAGCTTTATCTGACACAACCAGCGGTTAGTGCTGCAATTCACATTTTAGAGGCTGATTACGGAGTGAAATTATTTCATCGCATGGGCAGAAGAATTGAAATCACTTCAGCGGGAAAAATGCTCCAGATAGAAGCACAAAAAATTTTGGATCAAGTAACGCTGACGGAGCGAGCACTAAGGGAATTAAATAATTTGCAGCAGGGAGAACTTAATTTAGGTTCTAGCTTGACTATAGGAAACTATTGGTTACCGGAAAAAATTAGTAAATTTAAGCAAAAATATCCAGGAATTTCTGTTAATTGCACCTTAGCTAATGCCAATGATATTTGTGGCGGTACTGTGACTGGTTTATATGATTTAGGTATTATTGCTGGGGAAGTTAAGCTTAACTTGAAAAAAAATATTGTGTCAGAAATTGTCGGAAGAGATCGCCTACAGATTGTAGTTGGTCAATCCCATCCTTGGTTTGATCAACCGGAAATTATGGTTGATGATTTAGTAAACACCAGTTGGGTGATGAGAGAGGATGGCTCTGGTAGTCAACAAGCCTTTGAGCGGGCATTGCAAAATTGGGGAATTAATCCCCAAGCCCTTGATGTTGCTTTATTGTTTAATAGTAGTGAAATGGTCAAAGCGGTCGTGGAACAGGGAGTAGGGGCAACGGCTTTACCAGAATTAATGATTAGGAAAGAACTAAAATTAAATACTTTGCGTTCTATTAAAGTCTTGGACTCCTCTAGAGCTGAGGAGATGGCCATTATTAGACCAATACTAAAGTTAAAACATTTACATCGTTTTCAGACCCGTATTGTTCAAGCCTTTGAAGAAATACTCTGCCAGGATTTTGATCATAACTTTTAG
- a CDS encoding prohibitin family protein — translation MPWVNLSGYLVMTTEVCNSPINSPSSPGHRPNKLWIVRLLLGLVLLAIASTFLVIIPPGHQGILLTLGKMQKPLLGEGPHLLLPVVSTVEILDVRVQKRQIEAEASSKDLQDVFTDVALNWHLIPQTVDQVFAKVGDREQVIDYIIDPAIKEILKAVLAKYTAEEIVTKRDQVKGEVDALLINRLGNYHIAIDDLSLVHVHFSKGFRDAVEAKQIAEQEAKQAEYIAQKAISQAEAMVNLAKGEAEAQRLIKVTLTPEILQKQAIEKWNGNLPLMVGDRNHKFLDLNQLMPTSP, via the coding sequence ATGCCCTGGGTCAACTTATCCGGTTATCTGGTCATGACTACCGAAGTCTGCAACTCACCAATCAATTCCCCGTCATCGCCAGGGCATCGTCCCAATAAACTATGGATTGTTAGATTGCTCCTCGGGCTAGTCCTATTGGCGATCGCCTCCACTTTTCTTGTCATTATTCCTCCAGGGCACCAAGGCATTTTGTTGACCTTGGGCAAAATGCAAAAACCCCTGCTAGGGGAAGGCCCACACCTCCTTTTGCCAGTGGTGAGCACAGTAGAAATTTTGGATGTCAGAGTACAAAAGCGACAAATTGAAGCAGAGGCATCCTCGAAGGATCTTCAGGATGTATTCACCGATGTAGCCCTTAACTGGCATTTAATTCCACAGACCGTCGACCAAGTTTTTGCCAAAGTAGGCGATCGGGAACAAGTGATAGACTACATTATCGATCCGGCCATTAAAGAGATATTAAAAGCTGTTTTAGCCAAATACACCGCTGAAGAAATTGTTACCAAACGAGATCAGGTTAAAGGAGAAGTAGATGCACTACTAATTAATCGCCTTGGCAATTACCACATTGCCATTGATGATCTTTCTTTGGTACATGTTCATTTTTCCAAAGGATTTCGGGATGCAGTGGAAGCCAAACAAATTGCTGAGCAGGAAGCCAAACAAGCTGAATATATTGCCCAAAAAGCTATTAGCCAGGCAGAGGCCATGGTCAATTTAGCCAAAGGAGAAGCGGAAGCCCAACGATTGATCAAAGTCACATTAACCCCAGAAATTTTGCAAAAACAAGCCATTGAAAAGTGGAATGGGAACTTACCGCTCATGGTAGGAGATAGAAATCATAAATTTTTAGATTTAAATCAACTTATGCCCACCAGCCCTTAA
- a CDS encoding sulfate ABC transporter substrate-binding protein, which produces MARSFFSLGTTAIAVLMVGSISACNNTPNATTEPGPAESTSQAPANLTLVSYAVTRDAFEKIIPKFTEEWKTKTGQDVTFEQSYGGSGSQTRAVVDGLEADIVALALSSDVQKIESAGLIQPGWEEEAPNGSIVTNSVIAFVTRASDNIKVEKWSDLAKPEVKVITANPKTSGGARWNFLGIWGSVTKTGGTEEQAFDFAGKILANAPVLPKDARESTDVFYKQGQGNVLLNYENEVLLAKQKGENQPYIVPTDFNVSISGPVAVVDTTVDKKGTREVADAFVQYLFTPEVQQIFAETGFRPVNEEVLAKFASQYPKVENLATIEEFGGWKKAQAEFFEDGGIFDQVITKIGKQ; this is translated from the coding sequence ATGGCTCGATCCTTTTTTTCTTTAGGTACTACGGCGATCGCCGTTTTAATGGTGGGCAGTATCAGCGCTTGCAACAACACCCCTAACGCCACCACCGAGCCAGGGCCAGCGGAGAGTACCAGTCAAGCCCCCGCCAATTTGACCTTGGTGAGCTATGCGGTCACTAGGGACGCCTTTGAAAAAATCATTCCCAAATTCACAGAAGAGTGGAAAACTAAAACCGGCCAAGATGTCACTTTTGAGCAAAGCTATGGTGGTTCCGGTAGTCAAACCAGGGCAGTGGTGGATGGTTTAGAAGCGGATATCGTTGCCCTGGCCCTAAGTTCCGATGTCCAAAAAATTGAAAGTGCCGGATTGATTCAACCCGGTTGGGAAGAGGAAGCCCCCAATGGCTCGATTGTCACCAACTCAGTCATCGCCTTTGTCACCAGAGCATCGGACAACATCAAAGTGGAAAAATGGTCTGACCTGGCCAAGCCAGAAGTTAAAGTCATTACCGCCAATCCCAAAACCTCCGGGGGAGCCCGCTGGAATTTCCTCGGTATTTGGGGTTCGGTGACCAAAACCGGGGGCACAGAAGAACAAGCCTTTGACTTTGCCGGTAAAATTTTAGCCAATGCGCCCGTATTGCCAAAAGATGCCCGGGAATCCACTGATGTTTTCTATAAACAGGGTCAAGGCAACGTGTTGCTGAATTATGAAAATGAAGTCCTGTTAGCCAAGCAAAAAGGGGAAAATCAGCCCTACATTGTGCCTACGGATTTTAATGTTTCTATCAGTGGCCCCGTGGCCGTTGTTGACACCACAGTGGATAAAAAAGGAACTCGGGAAGTGGCGGATGCTTTTGTGCAATATCTTTTCACTCCAGAAGTACAGCAAATTTTTGCCGAAACCGGCTTTCGTCCCGTCAATGAAGAAGTTTTAGCTAAGTTTGCTAGCCAATATCCCAAAGTTGAAAACTTAGCCACCATTGAAGAGTTTGGCGGCTGGAAAAAAGCCCAAGCAGAATTCTTTGAAGACGGCGGTATTTTTGACCAAGTGATTACCAAAATTGGTAAGCAATAG
- a CDS encoding NIL domain-containing protein produces the protein MQSSTFSHLHSPSSQRTTEVTLYLTIPASYRQEPIVTQLVSRYKLQVNILAATLGTNGGQGQFKLTLIGHTEAINDALAYLEELQITIVLDQESDGW, from the coding sequence ATGCAATCTTCAACTTTCTCCCACCTCCATTCCCCCAGTTCCCAACGAACCACCGAAGTAACCCTTTACCTAACTATTCCCGCAAGCTATCGGCAGGAACCCATCGTGACCCAACTGGTTAGCCGCTATAAGCTCCAGGTAAATATCCTGGCGGCCACTTTAGGTACAAATGGTGGTCAGGGTCAATTTAAATTGACTTTAATCGGTCACACGGAAGCTATCAATGATGCCTTAGCTTATCTGGAGGAACTGCAAATCACTATAGTTTTAGACCAAGAGTCCGATGGCTGGTAA
- the cysT gene encoding sulfate ABC transporter permease subunit CysT, with the protein MTTNLRFSSLPKQFAKFNLGQYISVPWAVTIIYLLLILWLPIAALLFKSASLGLRGFWEIATTPIAISTYNVTFLTALAAGIINGVMGTLVAWVLVRYQFPGKKIVDAIVDLPFALPTSVAGLVLATLYSQTGWVGRFFTPFGIQIAFSRLGVFVAMVFISLPFIVRTLQPVLQELEEEAEEAAWSLGATEFQTFWRVIFPPLIPPILTGVALGFSRAVGEYGSVVLIASNIPFKDLIAPVLVFERLEQYDYSGATVIGAVLLFVSLILLLIINLLQQWGRRYAND; encoded by the coding sequence ATGACCACAAATCTTCGTTTTTCTTCCCTACCCAAACAATTTGCTAAGTTTAATTTGGGACAATATATTTCTGTCCCGTGGGCGGTAACGATCATTTATCTTCTACTGATCCTCTGGTTACCCATTGCGGCCCTGCTGTTTAAATCCGCCTCCTTGGGTTTGCGGGGATTTTGGGAAATCGCTACCACCCCCATTGCTATTTCGACCTACAACGTCACTTTTCTGACCGCCCTGGCGGCGGGGATTATCAACGGTGTGATGGGAACCTTAGTGGCTTGGGTGCTAGTACGCTATCAATTTCCTGGCAAAAAAATTGTTGATGCCATTGTGGATTTACCCTTTGCGCTCCCCACCTCCGTAGCTGGTCTGGTGTTAGCAACTTTGTATAGTCAAACCGGCTGGGTTGGTCGTTTTTTTACCCCCTTTGGCATTCAAATTGCCTTTAGTCGCCTGGGGGTATTTGTGGCGATGGTTTTCATTTCCTTGCCCTTTATTGTCCGGACGCTGCAACCGGTTTTACAGGAGTTGGAAGAGGAGGCAGAAGAAGCCGCTTGGTCTTTGGGAGCGACGGAATTCCAAACCTTTTGGCGGGTGATTTTTCCCCCTTTAATTCCGCCTATTTTAACGGGGGTTGCCTTGGGCTTTTCTAGGGCGGTGGGGGAATATGGCTCAGTGGTGTTAATTGCTTCTAATATTCCCTTTAAAGATCTTATTGCTCCGGTATTAGTGTTTGAGCGGCTGGAACAATATGATTATTCGGGCGCAACGGTAATTGGGGCGGTGCTACTTTTTGTTTCGCTAATCCTACTGCTAATTATTAATCTACTGCAACAATGGGGGCGTCGTTATGCAAACGATTAA
- the cysW gene encoding sulfate ABC transporter permease subunit CysW, producing MQTINLSKSFKVRHLLIALALFYLVLVLLLPAIAVFYEAFHKGVGPFIEALGDRNFQSALQLTIVMALISVPLNTVFGLCAAWVLARNQFPGRALFLSVLDLPFSISPVVAGLMIVLLYGKNGWIGSWFSALDVQILFAVPGMAIATIFVTLPFVAREVIPVLEELGPEQEEAARTLGAKDWQIFWRVTLPNIRWGLLYGVLLTNARAMGEFGAVAVVSGSILGKTSTLPIFVEQEYKNYQTEAAFGAAVVLALLAVVTLILKEILERRTGHHKSV from the coding sequence ATGCAAACGATTAATCTATCGAAAAGTTTTAAAGTTAGACATTTACTGATTGCCCTAGCCTTATTTTATTTAGTTTTAGTTTTACTTTTGCCGGCGATCGCCGTTTTTTATGAAGCTTTTCATAAGGGGGTGGGGCCATTTATAGAAGCCCTGGGCGATCGTAATTTTCAGTCCGCCCTGCAATTGACCATTGTGATGGCCCTGATTTCTGTCCCTTTAAACACGGTGTTTGGACTTTGTGCCGCCTGGGTTCTAGCCCGCAATCAATTCCCCGGTCGGGCATTATTTTTAAGCGTGTTAGATTTACCTTTCTCCATTTCCCCCGTGGTGGCTGGTCTAATGATCGTTTTGCTCTACGGCAAAAATGGTTGGATTGGTAGTTGGTTTAGCGCCCTCGATGTGCAAATACTGTTCGCCGTTCCCGGTATGGCGATCGCCACCATTTTTGTGACCTTGCCCTTTGTGGCGAGGGAAGTGATTCCTGTACTGGAAGAATTGGGGCCAGAACAGGAGGAAGCGGCCCGCACTTTGGGGGCGAAAGACTGGCAAATTTTTTGGCGAGTCACTCTGCCCAATATCCGCTGGGGCTTACTTTATGGGGTTCTGTTAACCAACGCTAGGGCCATGGGGGAATTTGGCGCAGTGGCGGTGGTCTCCGGCAGTATTTTGGGTAAAACCAGTACATTGCCTATTTTTGTGGAGCAGGAGTACAAAAACTATCAAACAGAAGCGGCCTTTGGGGCAGCGGTGGTGCTAGCGTTATTGGCGGTGGTCACCCTGATATTAAAAGAGATTTTGGAGCGACGCACTGGCCACCATAAATCCGTTTGA
- a CDS encoding sulfate/molybdate ABC transporter ATP-binding protein translates to MGIVINNVSKQFGDFIALKDINLEVPDGKLVALLGPSGSGKSTLLRAIAGLEPPDQGQIIINGQDATHVDIRKRNIGFVFQHYALFKHLTIRQNIAFGLEIRKHPPAKTKERVEELLALIQLEGLGNRYPSQLSGGQRQRVALARALAVQPQVLLLDEPFGALDAKVRKELRAWLRKLHDEVHLTSVFVTHDQEEAMEVADEIVVMSNGKIEQVGTAEEIYENPASPFVMGFIGEVNVLPRTASLFNYHAFEPHHSDNGHQDPVFVRPHDFELLTEADDASVAGIIKRVIHLGSEIQVEVLLTDNTTVLAYLNREQRQQLNPKVGQKVFIKPRAAKVFAGASSAASTHFIYGTGI, encoded by the coding sequence ATGGGCATTGTGATTAATAATGTTTCTAAACAATTTGGTGATTTTATCGCCCTCAAGGACATTAATTTAGAAGTCCCCGATGGTAAATTAGTCGCCCTGCTAGGGCCTTCAGGTTCCGGTAAATCAACTTTACTAAGGGCGATCGCCGGTTTGGAGCCCCCCGACCAAGGACAAATTATTATTAATGGCCAGGATGCCACCCATGTGGACATTCGCAAACGTAATATTGGCTTTGTTTTTCAGCATTATGCCCTGTTTAAACATTTAACCATTCGGCAAAACATTGCTTTTGGCTTGGAAATTCGTAAGCATCCCCCAGCGAAAACCAAAGAAAGGGTGGAAGAATTACTTGCCCTAATTCAATTGGAAGGTTTAGGTAATCGCTACCCGAGTCAACTCTCTGGGGGTCAACGGCAACGGGTCGCTTTAGCCCGAGCCTTAGCAGTACAGCCCCAGGTTTTATTACTGGATGAACCCTTCGGTGCCCTCGATGCCAAAGTGCGAAAAGAATTGCGGGCTTGGTTGCGGAAACTACACGACGAAGTTCACCTTACCAGTGTATTTGTCACCCACGACCAGGAAGAAGCCATGGAAGTGGCCGATGAAATTGTGGTTATGAGTAACGGCAAAATCGAACAGGTGGGCACGGCGGAAGAAATTTATGAAAATCCCGCTAGTCCCTTTGTGATGGGTTTTATTGGTGAAGTGAATGTTTTGCCCCGCACTGCATCCCTGTTTAACTACCATGCTTTTGAACCCCACCACAGTGATAATGGGCATCAAGACCCTGTGTTTGTTCGGCCCCACGACTTTGAACTATTAACGGAAGCGGACGACGCTAGCGTGGCGGGCATCATCAAAAGGGTTATTCACCTGGGTTCAGAAATACAGGTGGAGGTACTGTTAACGGACAACACCACTGTGCTTGCCTACCTGAATCGGGAGCAACGGCAACAGCTTAACCCCAAAGTTGGACAAAAAGTATTTATTAAGCCCCGGGCCGCTAAGGTTTTTGCTGGAGCTTCTTCCGCTGCTTCCACCCATTTTATTTATGGTACGGGCATTTGA
- a CDS encoding DUF3782 domain-containing protein, translating into MATTADEVWQLLAELVQTQKETERLMREKSQETDRRFQETDRQIQELGKQIGGLGKKFGSFTEGLALPSMETILYEKFAMEVVTPSVRASKQGKHIELDVMAYANGDVKTAIVVEVKSHARPESIGQLINHLQRFREFFPEHQDKKLYGILAAVDLSNALREEVLKAGLYAARIRDEIFELDTPATFQPRVW; encoded by the coding sequence ATGGCAACAACAGCAGATGAAGTATGGCAACTCCTCGCAGAGTTAGTCCAGACACAAAAGGAAACGGAACGACTCATGAGGGAAAAAAGTCAGGAAACAGATCGCCGTTTTCAGGAGACCGATCGCCAAATCCAAGAATTGGGCAAACAAATTGGTGGTCTGGGCAAAAAGTTTGGCAGTTTTACCGAAGGGTTGGCCCTGCCTTCCATGGAAACTATTCTCTATGAAAAATTTGCCATGGAAGTTGTAACCCCCAGCGTTCGAGCAAGTAAACAGGGCAAACATATTGAACTTGATGTCATGGCCTATGCCAATGGGGATGTGAAAACCGCCATTGTAGTAGAAGTCAAAAGCCATGCTCGCCCAGAATCCATCGGCCAATTAATCAACCATCTCCAGCGATTTCGGGAATTTTTCCCCGAACATCAGGACAAGAAACTCTATGGCATTCTCGCCGCGGTGGATCTTTCCAATGCCCTCAGAGAAGAGGTATTAAAAGCCGGGCTGTACGCCGCCCGTATTCGCGACGAAATTTTTGAACTGGATACCCCTGCTACTTTTCAGCCTCGGGTTTGGTAA
- a CDS encoding chromate transporter: MSNEPPMETLEADYGTLTPLQKRQRLQELGLLFFRLGLFSFGGPAAHTAMMEEEVVRRRQWLSHGKFLDLIGVTNLIPGPNSTELAIHLGYERGKWAGLIIAGVSFILPAMVVVWLLAIAYVHYQSVPAVGNMLYGIQPMIIPLIGQALWKLGQKALKTPLAIGAAVLVMVGTVWGKPEILLLLLAGLALVLIQMGRGRFQSLPLIFLPLGQLNASPVLAVSGINAWSVFGIFLKIGCLLYGGGYVLFAFLQADLVDRLGWLTSQQLLDAIAIGQITPGPLFTTATFIGYLLAGNPGAIAATVGIFLPSFLLVALVNPWVNVLQKSLIFRAFLDGINAGAWGLMVVTTVGLARSALIDPLTICLALLGAIALGRFSISSHWLVVFGALVGLVRQSIPIS, encoded by the coding sequence GTGAGTAATGAACCCCCGATGGAAACCTTAGAAGCGGATTATGGAACTTTAACGCCCCTGCAAAAACGGCAAAGATTGCAGGAGTTAGGCCTTTTATTTTTCCGTTTAGGACTTTTTTCCTTTGGCGGCCCTGCGGCCCACACCGCGATGATGGAAGAGGAAGTAGTGCGGCGGCGACAATGGCTCAGCCACGGCAAATTTTTGGATCTGATCGGGGTAACTAATCTCATCCCCGGGCCAAATTCCACCGAGTTGGCCATCCACTTGGGCTATGAACGGGGTAAATGGGCCGGTTTGATTATTGCTGGAGTTTCCTTTATTCTGCCGGCCATGGTGGTGGTTTGGTTATTGGCGATCGCCTATGTTCACTACCAATCAGTGCCAGCGGTGGGTAATATGCTCTACGGCATTCAGCCCATGATTATTCCCCTGATCGGGCAAGCGTTATGGAAACTGGGGCAAAAGGCGTTGAAAACTCCCCTTGCTATCGGGGCGGCGGTGTTGGTGATGGTGGGCACAGTCTGGGGTAAGCCGGAAATTTTACTGTTACTGCTGGCCGGTTTAGCCCTGGTATTGATCCAAATGGGGCGGGGACGTTTCCAGTCTTTACCGCTGATTTTTTTGCCCTTGGGTCAACTTAATGCTTCTCCGGTGTTAGCCGTCAGTGGCATCAATGCCTGGTCTGTATTTGGTATTTTCCTTAAAATCGGTTGTCTACTCTATGGCGGCGGTTACGTGTTGTTTGCTTTTTTGCAAGCTGATCTAGTGGATCGTCTGGGATGGCTAACTTCCCAACAACTCCTTGATGCGATCGCCATTGGCCAAATTACCCCAGGACCGTTATTCACCACGGCTACTTTCATTGGTTATTTACTAGCCGGCAACCCTGGGGCGATCGCCGCTACGGTGGGAATTTTTCTACCGTCCTTTTTACTGGTGGCCCTGGTTAATCCCTGGGTTAATGTTCTGCAAAAGTCATTAATTTTCCGGGCCTTTCTCGATGGCATTAATGCCGGAGCTTGGGGTTTAATGGTGGTCACCACCGTTGGTTTGGCCCGTTCTGCTCTAATTGATCCTTTGACTATCTGCTTAGCGCTGCTGGGGGCGATCGCCCTGGGACGATTTTCCATCAGTTCCCATTGGTTAGTGGTCTTTGGCGCCCTCGTGGGCTTAGTTAGGCAAAGCATACCAATCAGTTAA
- the apcB gene encoding allophycocyanin subunit beta, whose protein sequence is MRDAVTTLIKNYDLTGRYLDRNAMDELKAYFESGSARIAAAAMINANSATIVKRAAAQLFEEIPELIRPSGNAYTTRRFSACLRDMDYYLRYASYALIAGDNNVLDERVLQGLRETYNSLGVPIGPTVRGIQIMKEMIEAMAEDSNLRTADFIASPFDHMTRELSEVSV, encoded by the coding sequence ATGCGAGACGCGGTTACCACTTTAATAAAAAACTATGATTTGACCGGTCGCTATCTAGACCGGAACGCCATGGACGAGCTCAAAGCTTATTTTGAGTCCGGTTCGGCTAGGATTGCCGCCGCCGCCATGATTAACGCCAATTCGGCCACCATCGTCAAACGGGCCGCCGCCCAACTGTTTGAAGAAATCCCCGAACTCATCCGCCCCAGTGGTAATGCCTACACCACCCGTCGTTTTTCCGCTTGCCTGCGGGATATGGACTACTACCTCCGCTATGCCAGCTATGCCCTAATTGCCGGGGATAATAACGTGCTCGATGAGCGGGTTTTGCAAGGCCTGCGGGAAACCTACAATTCCCTTGGGGTACCCATTGGACCTACGGTGCGGGGCATTCAGATTATGAAGGAAATGATCGAAGCCATGGCGGAGGACTCCAACTTAAGAACTGCGGACTTCATTGCTTCTCCCTTTGATCACATGACCAGGGAACTGAGCGAAGTTTCCGTCTAG